The Prochlorococcus sp. MIT 1300 genome has a window encoding:
- a CDS encoding CAAD domain-containing protein: MSSAEESKNEEKSRTSKSAESSRASADSPAISSQRKAVPNQNQSVPLDSDSTDSFTAPKPMSIDPNDKSEIPNINSQESQTKPKSSSGPLKSFSIIKEASSKEEEGGEWDLLSGNIKNWLQKKDFQALLRNLVKPLLISIGITILILLLLIYGNILNVIAKFPLAPRLFELTGIIWLIYFSTTRLARNQDRKELVEAILSRWESFLGQTESKD; the protein is encoded by the coding sequence ATGAGCTCTGCTGAGGAATCAAAAAACGAGGAGAAATCCAGAACATCAAAATCAGCAGAATCCTCTAGAGCTAGCGCTGATTCTCCAGCAATAAGCTCGCAAAGAAAGGCGGTTCCCAACCAAAATCAATCTGTTCCTCTAGATAGTGATTCAACCGATTCATTTACTGCACCAAAGCCAATGTCGATTGATCCAAACGATAAGTCTGAGATTCCTAACATTAATAGTCAGGAATCTCAGACAAAACCGAAATCCTCTTCGGGCCCCTTAAAAAGCTTCAGCATCATTAAAGAAGCAAGTTCTAAAGAGGAAGAAGGGGGTGAATGGGACTTACTTTCAGGAAATATTAAAAATTGGTTGCAAAAAAAAGATTTCCAAGCCCTCTTAAGGAATTTAGTTAAGCCACTACTAATTTCAATTGGAATAACAATCCTTATTCTTTTGCTTCTAATTTATGGCAATATTCTTAACGTAATAGCCAAGTTCCCTCTAGCCCCAAGGCTTTTTGAATTAACTGGAATAATTTGGTTAATCTATTTCTCTACAACAAGACTGGCCCGTAATCAAGACAGAAAAGAGTTAGTAGAAGCAATTCTTTCCCGCTGGGAAAGCTTTCTTGGCCAGACTGAGAGCAAAGATTAG
- the gyrA gene encoding DNA gyrase subunit A, whose translation MADPLGPESGAPGESDDRIIQTDLRNEMSRSYLEYAMSVIVGRALPDARDGLKPVHRRILYAMYELGLTSDRPYRKCARVVGEVLGKYHPHGDTAVYDALVRMAQDFSMQMPLIDGHGNFGSVDNDPPAAMRYTESRLQALTTDSLLEDIEAETVDFADNFDGSQQEPTVLPARIPQLLLNGSSGIAVGMATNIPPHNLGELIDGLLALIANPDISDQELMEIIPGPDFPTGGQILGRSGIRETYLGGRGSITMRGVANIETIEASGRPDRDAVIVTQLPYQTNKAALIERIAEMVNDKKLEGISDIRDESDRDGMRIVVELRRDAYPQVVLNNLFKLTPLQSNFSANLLALVNSEPVLLNLSKMLKVFLEFRVETIERRTRYMLRKAEERDHILLGLLLALNQLDPIIALIRAASDTATAKKQLQADHGLTEVQSEAILQMQLRRLTALEADKIRLEHEDLVEKIADYKDILDRKERVFTIITEELSKLRERYYFPRRTEILDLGGGLEDIDLIANERSVVLLTQTGYLKRMPVNEFEATSRGTRGKAGTRTQGEEAVKLFISCNDHDTLVLFSDRGVSYALPAYRVPQCSRSAKGTPVVQLLPIPREEAITSLLSVVSFEEDAHLLMLTQAGFIKRTRLSAFGKIRANGLIAICLEEGDSLKWVRLAVSGDSVLIGSRKGMTIHFRLNDNELRPLGRTARGVRAMNLRSEDSLVSMDVLPAELADQVDQSVEAELENETDSVGEGPWVLVASATGLGKRVPVTQFRLQKRAGMGLRAIKFRREGDELVGLRVLGQGEELLLVSEKGVIVRTSADKIPQQSRAATGVRLQRLDSGDSLSEVVLVPPEPENQQNDLDGTSPEDKDGNAQVPPTP comes from the coding sequence ATGGCTGATCCATTGGGGCCCGAAAGTGGCGCTCCCGGCGAGTCCGACGATCGGATCATCCAGACTGACCTGAGGAATGAGATGTCGCGCTCCTATTTGGAGTACGCGATGAGCGTCATAGTTGGGCGTGCTTTGCCCGATGCTCGTGATGGCTTGAAGCCAGTTCATAGACGCATTCTTTATGCAATGTATGAACTAGGTCTTACTAGTGATAGGCCCTATAGAAAGTGTGCTCGTGTTGTTGGCGAGGTGCTTGGCAAATACCACCCTCACGGAGATACAGCGGTCTATGACGCCTTGGTGAGGATGGCTCAGGACTTCTCAATGCAGATGCCTTTAATTGATGGGCATGGAAATTTCGGGTCGGTTGATAATGATCCTCCTGCTGCAATGCGTTATACCGAATCTAGGTTGCAAGCATTAACTACTGACAGCCTCCTTGAGGACATTGAGGCAGAAACTGTAGATTTTGCGGATAATTTTGACGGTTCGCAGCAAGAACCCACAGTATTACCAGCGCGGATCCCTCAGTTACTCCTTAATGGGTCTTCAGGTATTGCGGTTGGAATGGCAACTAATATTCCACCGCATAACCTTGGTGAATTAATTGATGGGCTTTTAGCGTTAATTGCTAACCCTGATATAAGTGATCAGGAGTTGATGGAGATTATTCCAGGGCCAGATTTTCCCACAGGTGGCCAAATACTAGGTAGAAGTGGAATTAGAGAGACATATTTAGGAGGAAGAGGTTCAATAACAATGCGTGGTGTAGCAAATATCGAGACAATTGAGGCCTCTGGTCGTCCCGATAGAGATGCTGTAATTGTTACTCAGTTGCCATATCAAACAAATAAAGCCGCTCTGATAGAACGCATTGCTGAAATGGTAAATGATAAAAAACTTGAAGGTATATCAGATATACGGGATGAAAGTGACCGAGATGGAATGCGCATTGTTGTGGAGTTACGCCGTGATGCGTATCCACAGGTTGTATTAAATAATTTGTTTAAACTCACCCCTCTTCAGAGTAACTTCAGTGCAAATTTACTTGCACTAGTTAATAGTGAACCAGTGCTGCTAAATCTTAGCAAAATGTTGAAGGTGTTTCTCGAATTTCGAGTTGAGACAATTGAGAGGCGCACTCGTTATATGTTAAGGAAGGCAGAAGAGCGTGATCATATACTTTTGGGACTTTTATTGGCCTTAAACCAATTAGACCCAATTATTGCTTTGATTCGTGCTGCTTCTGATACAGCGACAGCAAAGAAGCAGCTTCAAGCAGATCATGGACTAACAGAAGTTCAATCTGAAGCCATTTTGCAAATGCAATTACGCCGCCTAACTGCTTTGGAGGCAGACAAGATAAGACTTGAACATGAGGATCTTGTTGAAAAGATTGCTGACTATAAGGATATCCTTGATCGAAAGGAAAGAGTTTTTACAATTATAACTGAGGAGCTTTCAAAGCTAAGGGAACGTTATTACTTTCCTAGAAGAACTGAGATCCTTGATTTAGGAGGAGGGCTAGAAGATATTGATTTGATAGCAAATGAGAGATCTGTTGTGTTGCTAACACAAACAGGTTATTTAAAGAGAATGCCTGTCAATGAGTTTGAAGCAACTAGTCGAGGTACACGTGGTAAGGCTGGCACTAGAACTCAAGGAGAGGAAGCAGTAAAATTATTTATTAGCTGCAATGATCACGATACCTTAGTTTTGTTTAGTGATAGAGGAGTTTCATATGCTCTTCCTGCCTATAGAGTCCCTCAGTGCAGCCGCTCTGCTAAGGGGACACCCGTAGTACAACTTCTTCCAATTCCAAGAGAAGAGGCTATTACATCTTTGCTTTCAGTAGTTTCTTTTGAAGAAGATGCACATCTTTTAATGTTAACTCAAGCTGGCTTTATAAAGCGAACTCGTTTATCAGCCTTTGGCAAAATCAGAGCCAATGGTTTAATTGCAATTTGTCTTGAAGAAGGAGATTCACTTAAGTGGGTACGTCTTGCTGTTTCTGGTGACAGTGTCCTCATTGGGTCAAGGAAAGGCATGACAATTCATTTTCGATTAAATGATAATGAGTTAAGACCATTAGGCAGAACAGCTCGTGGCGTTCGTGCAATGAATTTGAGGTCAGAAGATTCTTTGGTGAGTATGGATGTTTTGCCAGCAGAGTTGGCTGATCAGGTTGATCAAAGTGTTGAGGCCGAGCTGGAAAATGAAACAGATTCCGTTGGTGAGGGGCCTTGGGTCCTAGTTGCTTCTGCGACGGGTCTTGGTAAAAGGGTCCCCGTGACTCAATTTCGTTTGCAGAAAAGAGCAGGTATGGGTTTACGTGCAATAAAATTTAGACGCGAGGGAGATGAGCTGGTTGGTTTAAGAGTGCTTGGTCAGGGAGAAGAACTTCTTTTGGTAAGTGAAAAAGGAGTAATTGTTCGCACGAGCGCTGACAAAATTCCGCAACAGTCAAGGGCTGCCACAGGTGTTCGCCTTCAGCGGTTAGATTCCGGCGACAGTCTTTCCGAGGTTGTTTTGGTTCCTCCAGAGCCTGAGAACCAACAAAACGACTTAGATGGCACTTCCCCCGAAGATAAAGATGGTAATGCTCAAGTTCCTCCTACCCCATAG
- a CDS encoding glycoside hydrolase family 57 protein, producing MTKGELALVLHAHLPYVRSAEHSSLEEDWFYQALMECYLPLLEILEAAERDPKQNPKVTIGLSPTLLSLLNDKDLKRRFPKWLSIRLELLKSAPNEHKNAAEHLTKRIELQLDHWQKGQDDLIHRFANLQNLGVLDLLTCAATHGYLPLLRENPEAIRGQLNTAVREHERLIGVPPIGIWLPECAYYEGLDVLILEAGLKYAVLDAHGILHGNPRPKYGIYAPICTKNRVAFFGRDSDSTLPVWSAKDGYPGNPYYREFHRDLGWDLPIKDLEGLGLNEPRPLGLKLHRVTDPRTALQNKKPYEPELANKLVRKHAKHYLKGRKLQLESLASTTGIIPSVVAPFDAELFGHWWYEGPAFLSELFSQSEEHQVTFTRLRDLLSNTPNLQVCDPSPSSWGQGGYHDYWLNESNAWVVTEWSKAGLAMQRNIENLGHEKSKSRLFKQAARELLLAQSSDWSFILRAGTTTSLAKERIHRHLERFWRLIEIIEGHKTFSEEYLGQLEKEDNIFPMIQIKDWSPLKV from the coding sequence TTGACCAAAGGCGAACTCGCCCTTGTACTGCATGCCCACCTTCCCTATGTGCGGTCAGCAGAACATAGTTCTTTAGAAGAGGACTGGTTCTACCAGGCTCTTATGGAGTGCTATCTCCCCCTATTAGAAATACTGGAAGCAGCTGAACGTGACCCAAAACAAAACCCTAAAGTCACAATCGGGCTCTCCCCTACGCTCCTATCGCTTCTCAATGACAAAGATCTAAAGAGACGTTTCCCAAAATGGCTTTCTATTCGCCTCGAATTACTAAAAAGTGCACCCAATGAACACAAAAATGCCGCCGAACACTTAACTAAGAGAATAGAACTCCAATTAGATCATTGGCAAAAAGGCCAAGACGACCTAATCCATCGCTTTGCAAACCTGCAAAATTTAGGAGTATTAGACCTTCTTACATGTGCAGCCACCCATGGATATCTCCCCCTCTTAAGAGAGAACCCTGAAGCTATTCGAGGCCAATTAAACACCGCTGTTCGAGAACATGAACGTCTAATTGGGGTGCCCCCAATAGGGATATGGCTTCCTGAGTGTGCCTATTACGAAGGCCTTGACGTATTAATCCTTGAAGCTGGACTTAAATATGCAGTTCTTGATGCCCATGGAATCCTCCATGGGAACCCTCGACCTAAATACGGAATCTATGCACCAATTTGCACCAAAAATAGAGTTGCTTTCTTTGGTAGAGATAGCGACTCAACACTTCCAGTTTGGTCAGCTAAGGATGGCTATCCAGGTAATCCATACTATAGAGAATTCCATCGAGACCTCGGATGGGACCTTCCTATAAAAGATTTAGAAGGCTTAGGTCTTAATGAACCTAGGCCCCTTGGACTAAAACTTCATCGTGTAACTGATCCAAGGACAGCTCTACAAAATAAAAAGCCCTACGAACCAGAGTTGGCCAATAAACTTGTCAGAAAGCATGCAAAACATTATCTAAAGGGGAGGAAACTTCAACTTGAAAGCTTAGCCAGTACAACAGGCATTATCCCATCTGTAGTAGCCCCATTTGACGCTGAACTCTTTGGGCATTGGTGGTATGAAGGGCCAGCTTTTTTATCTGAATTATTTTCACAGTCAGAGGAGCACCAAGTAACTTTTACAAGACTCAGAGACTTACTTAGTAATACACCAAACCTCCAAGTTTGTGATCCCTCTCCTTCAAGTTGGGGGCAGGGTGGCTATCATGATTATTGGCTAAACGAAAGCAATGCTTGGGTTGTAACTGAATGGAGCAAAGCTGGGCTAGCAATGCAAAGAAATATAGAAAATCTAGGTCACGAAAAATCTAAATCACGTCTATTTAAGCAAGCTGCAAGAGAACTTTTACTAGCTCAATCCTCCGACTGGAGTTTTATTTTAAGAGCAGGTACTACCACATCACTCGCAAAAGAACGTATTCATCGTCATCTTGAAAGGTTCTGGAGGTTAATTGAAATTATAGAGGGGCATAAAACATTCTCAGAAGAATATTTAGGGCAACTAGAAAAAGAAGATAATATATTTCCAATGATACAAATTAAAGATTGGTCTCCTCTTAAGGTCTAG
- a CDS encoding HDIG domain-containing metalloprotein: MRTALKNILNPKKLWRIWLRNESPRREVLDWSQPSKIGLITICIVVSLVTAWKPDLAIGTYAPFDLIATKDVSVINTKAIEEEILKEEKITFMQVINKQESRKMKESLKNKLKDLEKSYKRKEINSFSSLEISEEEKLWLERLTTAQFKEWTSLINVAANRMLSQGLAHMTNNQLLEATSIQLSQPNRPDLPGTTLGSKLLTTNFSGKSNLNVDQQGSKVLRKQKISQKNTPRIHVKKDDIITKKGRKITPLDFAKLRELELVSQRQSIFTFSRDFFEAIASCGVLMLIMRREKPSLQARHALLSIFLLLIAQIITKSWSGASISPVLIIIPPTLLLSQAFGSTSAFAWIAISNILWQAPIEAIGERRMIVAFAASAVVALLGGRIRSRAQLLQMAVLLPFGSLLCEWVLLGGQVQEPRINEALALGGVLLLTILLIPILESAFGLITKARLLELADQERPLLRKLSSEAPGTFEHTLMICGLAEEGARTIGADVDLIRTGALYHDVGKLHAPQWFIENQTDGTNPHEDLNDPHSSAAVLQAHVDEGLKLARKNRLPKPISDFIPEHQGTLKMGYFLHQARQINPEVQERDFRYKGPIPRSRETAILMLADGCEAALRCLGPEKSDLEASQTVRRIIESRQLDGQLKASSLSRSEVELVTRAFVRVWRRMRHRRIPYPIPLRSRYQD; the protein is encoded by the coding sequence TTGCGAACTGCTTTGAAAAATATCCTCAATCCAAAAAAACTCTGGCGTATTTGGCTTCGTAACGAGTCTCCGAGGAGAGAAGTACTCGACTGGTCGCAGCCAAGCAAAATAGGCTTGATCACAATTTGTATTGTTGTCAGCTTAGTAACAGCTTGGAAACCTGATTTAGCCATTGGGACATATGCCCCATTCGACTTAATTGCGACCAAAGACGTAAGTGTTATAAATACAAAAGCCATAGAAGAAGAGATTTTAAAAGAAGAAAAGATAACTTTCATGCAAGTAATAAACAAACAAGAGTCTAGAAAGATGAAAGAATCGCTAAAAAATAAACTAAAAGATTTAGAAAAGTCGTATAAACGAAAAGAAATCAACTCCTTTTCTAGCCTAGAGATAAGTGAAGAAGAAAAGCTATGGCTTGAGAGGCTAACTACTGCTCAATTTAAGGAATGGACAAGCCTTATAAATGTTGCAGCTAATCGTATGTTAAGCCAAGGGCTTGCACATATGACTAATAATCAGCTTCTAGAAGCTACATCAATTCAACTTAGCCAGCCAAATCGGCCTGATCTCCCTGGGACGACATTAGGAAGCAAGCTACTTACAACGAACTTTAGTGGTAAAAGCAACCTAAATGTAGACCAGCAAGGCAGTAAAGTTCTTAGAAAGCAAAAAATATCCCAGAAAAATACTCCTAGAATTCATGTAAAAAAAGACGATATCATAACCAAGAAAGGAAGAAAGATAACCCCTCTAGATTTTGCCAAGCTAAGAGAGTTAGAGCTGGTAAGCCAGAGACAAAGCATCTTTACCTTCTCAAGAGATTTCTTTGAAGCCATTGCAAGTTGTGGAGTACTAATGTTAATCATGAGAAGAGAGAAACCATCTCTACAAGCAAGACATGCATTGCTTTCTATATTTCTGCTATTAATAGCGCAAATAATAACAAAATCATGGTCAGGTGCTTCAATTAGTCCAGTATTAATAATAATTCCACCCACTTTACTTCTATCTCAGGCATTCGGTTCAACATCAGCTTTCGCTTGGATCGCTATATCTAATATTCTATGGCAAGCACCTATAGAAGCTATAGGCGAAAGAAGAATGATTGTGGCCTTCGCTGCTTCTGCTGTGGTTGCGTTGCTAGGAGGAAGAATCAGAAGCCGAGCACAACTTCTCCAAATGGCTGTTTTACTTCCATTCGGGTCATTACTGTGTGAATGGGTCTTACTTGGAGGCCAAGTTCAAGAACCACGTATTAATGAAGCATTGGCACTTGGCGGAGTTCTTTTACTAACTATTCTTCTTATTCCAATTCTAGAGAGTGCTTTTGGCCTAATCACAAAAGCAAGGTTACTGGAGCTTGCCGATCAAGAACGTCCTCTTCTTAGGAAGCTTTCTTCGGAGGCACCTGGCACTTTTGAGCACACCTTAATGATTTGTGGACTAGCAGAAGAAGGAGCAAGAACAATAGGAGCAGATGTCGACCTAATAAGAACAGGGGCTTTATATCATGATGTTGGGAAACTACATGCACCGCAATGGTTCATAGAAAATCAGACTGATGGAACAAACCCTCATGAAGACTTAAATGATCCACATTCAAGTGCTGCAGTTTTACAAGCTCATGTTGATGAAGGCCTCAAACTTGCCAGAAAGAATAGGCTTCCAAAACCCATTTCGGACTTCATTCCAGAGCATCAGGGAACATTGAAAATGGGATATTTCCTTCACCAAGCCAGACAAATCAATCCCGAGGTTCAAGAAAGAGATTTCCGTTACAAAGGGCCTATCCCAAGATCAAGAGAGACTGCAATTTTAATGCTCGCAGACGGATGTGAAGCAGCTCTAAGATGCCTAGGTCCCGAAAAGTCGGACTTAGAAGCTTCTCAAACCGTTCGCAGAATTATTGAATCCCGCCAACTTGATGGTCAATTAAAGGCCAGCAGCCTAAGCAGATCTGAAGTTGAGTTAGTTACACGAGCCTTTGTACGTGTTTGGAGAAGAATGAGGCATAGACGGATACCTTACCCGATTCCACTAAGAAGTAGATACCAAGATTAA
- a CDS encoding MTH1187 family thiamine-binding protein — protein sequence MWVSVDLCVVPLGVGVSLAPFIGTCQKVIEGKGLDYELGPNGTAIEGYWEEVFDCIKDCHLALHDLEVPRIYTTLKINTRNDRRQSFHEKVPKVKTYL from the coding sequence CTGTGGGTAAGTGTCGATTTGTGTGTTGTACCTCTTGGAGTAGGAGTATCACTTGCTCCATTCATTGGGACATGTCAGAAGGTTATAGAAGGCAAGGGCCTTGACTATGAGTTAGGTCCTAATGGAACCGCTATAGAAGGTTATTGGGAAGAAGTCTTCGATTGCATTAAGGACTGTCATCTTGCTTTGCATGACCTTGAAGTCCCTCGTATTTATACCACCCTAAAGATAAATACAAGAAATGACAGAAGGCAATCTTTTCATGAAAAGGTACCCAAAGTTAAAACATATCTTTAG
- a CDS encoding 2-isopropylmalate synthase yields MSKDPGRVLIFDTTLRDGEQSPGASLNLEEKLAIAQQLARLGVDVIEAGFPFASQGDFAAVKRIAEQVGATEGPIICGLARASHNDIKACAEAIAPAQRKRIHTFIATSDIHLEHKLRKSRDDVLAIVPEMVSYARSLVEDVEFSCEDAGRSDHEFLYEVIESAISAGATTINIPDTVGYATPSEFGSLIKGINENVPNINEAIISVHGHNDLGLAVANFLEAVKNGARQLECTVNGIGERAGNASLEELVMALHVRRQYFNPFFSRPSGSPTPLTAVRTEEITKTSRLVSNLTGMVVQPNKAIVGANAFAHESGIHQDGVLKNPLTYEIVDARTVGLSDNRISLGKLSGRSAVRARLEELGYDLNREDLNEAFTRFKELADRKRDITDRDLEAIVSEQVQQPEARFQLRLVQVTCGNSLKPTATVTLADQDGHEETSVALGTGPVDAVCQALNSLAEEPNELVEFAVKSVTEGIDAMGEVTIRLRREGKLYSGHSADTDVVVAAAQAFVNALNRLVAGKASQQLHPQRDVVLTENRPTL; encoded by the coding sequence ATGTCTAAAGATCCTGGTCGAGTTTTGATTTTTGATACCACCCTTAGAGATGGTGAGCAGTCTCCAGGTGCGAGTCTAAATCTTGAGGAAAAGTTGGCGATTGCTCAGCAATTAGCCAGGCTAGGGGTCGATGTTATTGAAGCGGGTTTCCCCTTCGCTTCCCAAGGCGATTTTGCTGCTGTCAAACGAATAGCTGAACAAGTAGGAGCAACTGAGGGGCCAATTATTTGTGGTTTAGCTAGAGCATCACATAATGATATTAAGGCTTGCGCTGAGGCAATTGCTCCTGCTCAAAGAAAAAGAATTCATACATTTATTGCTACGAGTGATATTCACTTAGAGCACAAACTTAGAAAATCTAGAGATGATGTTTTAGCTATAGTTCCTGAGATGGTTAGTTATGCACGCTCTTTAGTTGAGGACGTGGAATTTTCATGTGAAGATGCGGGTAGAAGTGATCATGAATTCCTTTATGAGGTCATTGAATCAGCTATTTCTGCAGGAGCAACTACAATTAATATCCCAGATACTGTTGGTTATGCGACTCCATCGGAGTTTGGATCATTGATTAAAGGAATTAATGAAAATGTTCCCAACATAAATGAGGCAATTATTTCTGTTCATGGGCATAATGATTTAGGTTTGGCAGTCGCTAATTTTCTTGAAGCTGTAAAGAATGGAGCAAGACAACTAGAATGCACTGTTAATGGTATTGGAGAAAGAGCAGGTAATGCATCATTAGAGGAATTAGTAATGGCTCTTCATGTCAGGCGTCAATACTTTAATCCATTCTTTTCTCGTCCTTCAGGAAGTCCTACTCCTCTTACGGCTGTTAGAACAGAAGAAATAACAAAGACATCAAGATTAGTCTCAAATCTTACCGGGATGGTTGTTCAGCCAAATAAAGCAATTGTTGGTGCAAATGCTTTTGCTCATGAGTCAGGAATTCATCAGGATGGTGTTTTAAAGAATCCTTTGACATACGAGATTGTTGATGCACGCACTGTTGGATTAAGTGACAACAGAATATCATTAGGTAAGTTGAGTGGTCGAAGCGCTGTAAGAGCAAGACTTGAGGAGCTTGGTTATGATTTAAACAGGGAAGACCTTAACGAAGCATTTACAAGATTTAAGGAGCTAGCTGATCGAAAAAGAGATATAACTGACCGTGACCTTGAGGCAATAGTTAGTGAACAGGTCCAACAGCCGGAAGCGCGTTTTCAATTGCGCTTAGTTCAAGTAACTTGTGGAAATAGTCTCAAGCCAACAGCAACAGTAACTCTTGCTGATCAGGATGGTCATGAGGAGACTTCAGTGGCATTAGGCACAGGACCAGTAGATGCGGTTTGCCAAGCTCTTAATTCACTTGCTGAAGAACCGAATGAGTTGGTCGAATTTGCTGTTAAGTCAGTTACTGAAGGAATTGATGCAATGGGTGAGGTGACTATTCGACTGAGAAGAGAAGGCAAGCTCTATTCAGGACACTCCGCAGATACAGATGTCGTAGTAGCTGCTGCACAAGCTTTTGTAAATGCGCTTAATCGTTTGGTTGCAGGAAAGGCAAGTCAGCAACTGCATCCTCAAAGAGATGTTGTCTTAACTGAAAATCGACCAACTCTGTGA
- the crtL gene encoding lycopene beta cyclase, producing the protein MTLTKCADVLVMGAGPAALCIVAELVEQGLQVTALASHLPDKEWPNTYGIWAEELETLGIASLLGHRWDKTVSYFGDGIGAEGSVPTEHQFDYGLFDQAAFQKELLRRCGDLKWSVETALKISVLGSQTEVLCCSGNTYRARLVIDASGHRSRFVRRPDHGPVAEQAAYGVVGRFSSPPVESSQFVLMDFRPDHLTLKEREEPPSFLYAMDFGEGVFFVEETSLACSPPLSSKILRERLHKRLEHRGVEIKEILHEENCLFPMNLPLPDRSQSVLAFGGAASMVHPASGYMVGALLRRAPTLAKQLALELAADPPLDSQALAQKGWNVLWTSELIQRHRLYQFGLRRLMSFDEARLRSFFATFFCLPREDWSGFLANTLPLSRLIAVMLRLFWMSPWQVRVGMLFGVSD; encoded by the coding sequence CTGACTTTGACCAAATGCGCTGACGTGTTGGTTATGGGAGCCGGTCCAGCGGCTTTGTGCATTGTCGCTGAGTTGGTTGAACAGGGCTTGCAAGTAACAGCTCTTGCCTCTCATTTGCCTGATAAGGAATGGCCAAATACCTATGGGATATGGGCAGAGGAACTTGAGACGCTCGGAATTGCGTCTCTTTTAGGACATCGCTGGGACAAGACTGTTAGTTATTTTGGCGATGGCATTGGCGCTGAGGGATCAGTACCGACTGAACATCAATTTGACTATGGACTTTTTGATCAGGCTGCTTTTCAGAAGGAACTACTGAGGCGATGTGGTGATTTGAAGTGGAGTGTTGAAACAGCACTCAAAATTAGTGTTCTTGGATCACAAACAGAGGTTCTATGTTGTTCGGGGAATACGTATAGGGCTCGATTAGTAATAGATGCAAGTGGTCACAGGAGCCGCTTTGTTCGGCGCCCTGATCATGGTCCTGTAGCTGAACAGGCAGCCTATGGAGTTGTTGGTCGATTTAGTTCTCCACCAGTTGAATCAAGCCAATTTGTTCTTATGGATTTTCGCCCTGATCATTTGACTTTAAAGGAAAGAGAGGAACCTCCTTCTTTCCTTTATGCAATGGATTTTGGTGAAGGGGTTTTCTTTGTAGAGGAGACTTCACTCGCTTGTTCACCACCACTTTCTTCCAAGATTCTTAGAGAAAGACTTCATAAACGCCTTGAGCACCGTGGAGTAGAAATAAAAGAGATACTTCATGAAGAGAATTGTTTATTTCCAATGAACCTTCCTCTTCCAGATAGATCTCAGTCTGTTTTGGCTTTTGGTGGTGCAGCAAGCATGGTGCATCCAGCATCTGGGTATATGGTTGGTGCTTTGTTGCGCAGAGCTCCAACATTGGCCAAACAGTTGGCGTTGGAGTTGGCTGCAGATCCTCCTCTTGACTCGCAGGCATTGGCTCAGAAGGGATGGAATGTCTTGTGGACTTCTGAATTAATACAACGCCATCGTCTTTATCAATTTGGGCTTAGGAGATTAATGAGTTTTGATGAGGCAAGACTTCGTAGCTTCTTTGCAACTTTCTTTTGCTTGCCTAGAGAAGATTGGTCTGGTTTCCTCGCAAATACTCTCCCCCTTTCTCGTTTAATAGCAGTAATGCTTAGGTTGTTTTGGATGTCTCCATGGCAAGTAAGGGTAGGAATGTTATTTGGTGTTTCTGATTAA